Proteins co-encoded in one Acipenser ruthenus chromosome 3, fAciRut3.2 maternal haplotype, whole genome shotgun sequence genomic window:
- the LOC117394733 gene encoding serum paraoxonase/arylesterase 2-like → MGKIIVVTTVIGIVLAILGERIIHLRKRVWASREIEQNHLPNCHLIKGIEYGSEDITILPSGLAFISSGLKYPQTPSYAPDSPGKIFILDLEDQKHRPTELRISRGFDVDSFNPHGISTYIDKEDDTVYLFVVNHPQFRSTVEIFRFVEEDYSLTHLKTVQHELLHNVNDIVALGPESFYATNDHYFTQHLLRSLETLFCLAWCNVVYYSPTEVKEVASGFYMANGINISPDKKYVYVSDILDSAVHVMEMNQNYTLTPIKAIHVGTLIDNIEVDPETGDLWGGCHPNGWKFFNYNPEDLPGSEVIHIKNIHSEEPIVTQVYADNGSVIQGSSVATVYKGKLLIGTVFHKALYCHLEQSIKM, encoded by the exons ATGGGAAAGATTATAGTTGTAACTACAGTTATTGGCATCGTACTAGCTATTTTGGGAGAACGAATAATACATTTAAG AAAAAGAGTATGGGCTTCCAGAGAAATAGAGCAAAACCATCTACCCAACTGTCACTTAATTAAAGGCATAG AATATGGCTCTGAAGACATCACCATTCTCCCAAGTGGACTGGCTTTTATAAGCTCA GGGTTAAAATATCCACAAACTCCAAGCTATGCTCCTGATAGTCCAGGGAAGATTTTTATTTTGGATTTGGAGGATCAGAAGCACAGACCCACTGAGCTGAGGATAAGTCGAGGGTTTGATGTGGATTCATTTAACCCACATGGAATCAGCACGTACATCGACAAAGAAG ATGACACAGTGTACCTGTTTGTCGTGAATCACCCCCAGTTCAGAAGCACAGTGGAGATCTTTAGATTTGTTGAGGAGGACTACTCTCTTACTCACCTGAAAACTGTCCAACATGAACTTCTGCATAA TGTGAATGATATTGTAGCACTGGGACCGGAGAGCTTTTATGCCACTAATGATCATTACTTCACGCAACACCTTCTGCGGTCTTTGGAGACTCTCTTTTGCCTGGCTTGGTGTAACGTGGTCTACTATAGCCCTACAGAAGTAAAGGAGGTTGCAAGTGGGTTCTATATGGCAAACGGGATAAACATCTCTCCAGACAAAAA GTATGTCTACGTTTCGGACATTTTGGATAGTGCTGTTCATGTTATGGAGAtgaaccaaaattacacattgaCTCCTATAAAG GCAATACATGTGGGAACACTGATTGATAATATAGAAGTGGATCCTGAAACTGGAGATCTGTGGGGAGGATGTCACCCTAATGGTTGGaaattttttaattataatcctgAAGATCTCCCTGGGTCAGAG GTTATTCATATTAAGAACATTCACTCTGAAGAACCAATAGTGACCCAAGTGTATGCCGACAATGGTAGCGTCATTCAGGGATCCTCTGTTGCCACCGTCTACAAAGGAAAACTCCTTATCGGCACCGtgtttcacaaagcactttactgtCATCTGGAGCAGTCAATCAAAATGTAG